Proteins found in one Solitalea lacus genomic segment:
- a CDS encoding tetratricopeptide repeat protein has protein sequence MKIKEVCLVALFTALGLNSSAINPDSTAAAKRALDKERASLLTNKELKPEPKIERMLKLGMWNDALQLISADKNPGIEMRLVNAEYFLITNDFRKADSLVNGVLLRRKENPKALLLKAQLETWAWKLSEAAQTCEQITVLKDKPLYAEAMLQLGRVRLLQKRYDDALKIAKELQQQFPQNSDVCLLESDVHFWNQKPELAETPLKKALELDPFNADARFNYGYAIWRRRDATQLLKMEAQWQLAIAINPIHFQTHWHWGNGHTTQTYSNYAEKNDDAVNKELAASEQLIKNHKLQEAIDATRLVEKKYPNSVLPAMMRGSIYYMAFNMNRQQRLDSAQAIFLSILAKKKNYGPAHNGLAAVIKSKRIPYLASYDSIETALKSLQINNEKGFLAVFPDINYYTGETVKKWVASQMYSASAYYPLLSKQNLTFAVPPLHVDLATAMNSNYFRTATTFDNRQWMDIRGVGSGAAGIEYVERGAYRERNVLLHEFVHLFHMKALTDDELRTIRSLYLKAMAENRMLDYYSANNEHEYYAQAYPAYFEVEKVHPLDFKSMCTSHDLKTKDPGLYNFIAAMVKKEQAAISGDSKALKSNWAQVYLNIFNNTENRKAPNTALLDTALQYDSNYLPVLLAYADHHSVTGNFEASQSLLKKAETINPNYAPLYVSKAKLLESQSLNQGNSSASIQTETALYNKALSLESDPMVKAELVNTIEQFYTRNALIADAVFAADDFIKSVPVTSTYLRDNREEQIAYAAVTRAELGYNEALETLKKQVEQKAQNYELLGQYADALANNKRYDNAIATLQSAQKLLNAAGTPRPDFTLRIAEYYYQSGDADSATYFIEPLIKDQRSISRYQTRLIRLLANINRVGTAENLFNSLPKASDNFSRADYFYTKAKLREGKGEMIEAADEYKLAIAANPYHFKAVFDLLKYYRAMGYTKEANALFDGLMDLKIKPGPSFK, from the coding sequence CCCAGGTATAGAAATGCGGTTGGTAAATGCTGAATATTTTTTAATTACCAATGATTTCAGAAAAGCTGACTCACTAGTCAATGGAGTGCTACTGCGCAGAAAAGAAAATCCGAAAGCTTTATTGTTAAAAGCACAACTGGAAACCTGGGCTTGGAAGTTATCTGAAGCAGCTCAAACCTGTGAACAAATCACTGTTCTAAAAGATAAACCTTTGTATGCTGAGGCCATGCTTCAACTCGGCCGTGTAAGATTATTGCAAAAAAGATATGATGACGCCTTAAAGATTGCGAAAGAATTACAGCAGCAATTTCCCCAAAATTCAGACGTGTGCCTACTGGAATCTGATGTTCATTTCTGGAATCAAAAACCAGAATTAGCAGAAACTCCTTTAAAAAAAGCGCTTGAGCTTGATCCATTTAATGCCGATGCCCGATTCAATTATGGTTATGCCATTTGGAGGAGACGCGATGCCACGCAGTTATTAAAAATGGAAGCACAGTGGCAATTGGCTATCGCCATTAACCCGATTCATTTTCAAACTCACTGGCATTGGGGCAATGGCCATACCACCCAAACATACTCTAACTATGCAGAAAAAAATGATGATGCTGTGAACAAAGAGCTTGCTGCATCAGAGCAACTGATTAAAAACCATAAACTTCAGGAGGCTATTGATGCTACACGCCTTGTTGAGAAGAAATATCCAAACTCGGTTCTTCCGGCCATGATGCGTGGTTCAATTTATTATATGGCCTTTAATATGAATCGTCAACAGCGATTGGATTCGGCCCAGGCAATTTTTTTAAGCATTCTGGCAAAGAAAAAGAACTATGGACCAGCACATAATGGCTTAGCTGCAGTAATAAAATCGAAGCGAATTCCTTATCTAGCTAGTTATGATTCTATTGAAACTGCCTTAAAATCACTTCAAATAAATAATGAAAAAGGATTTTTAGCTGTTTTTCCTGATATAAACTATTATACTGGAGAAACTGTAAAAAAATGGGTGGCCAGCCAAATGTATTCGGCTTCAGCCTACTATCCATTATTGTCAAAGCAAAATTTAACATTTGCAGTCCCCCCGTTACATGTTGATTTGGCAACTGCCATGAACAGCAATTATTTCAGAACTGCTACAACTTTTGATAACCGCCAATGGATGGATATCCGTGGTGTTGGCAGTGGGGCCGCCGGAATTGAATATGTTGAGCGTGGTGCTTATAGAGAACGAAATGTGTTACTGCATGAGTTTGTGCATTTATTTCACATGAAAGCATTAACAGATGATGAACTAAGAACAATTCGCTCATTGTATTTAAAAGCGATGGCTGAAAACAGAATGCTAGACTACTATTCAGCTAATAATGAACATGAGTATTATGCACAAGCATATCCGGCCTATTTTGAAGTTGAGAAGGTTCATCCTCTTGATTTTAAGTCGATGTGCACCTCACATGATCTTAAAACAAAGGATCCTGGCTTATATAATTTCATAGCTGCAATGGTAAAAAAAGAACAAGCTGCCATTTCTGGTGATAGCAAGGCTTTAAAGAGCAACTGGGCCCAGGTTTATCTTAATATATTTAATAACACCGAAAACCGTAAGGCCCCAAATACAGCATTGCTTGACACAGCCTTACAATATGATAGCAATTACCTTCCAGTATTGCTAGCTTATGCAGATCATCATTCTGTCACAGGCAATTTTGAGGCTTCCCAATCTTTGTTGAAAAAAGCGGAGACAATAAACCCAAATTACGCCCCGCTTTATGTTTCAAAAGCTAAACTATTGGAATCTCAATCGCTGAATCAGGGTAACTCTTCTGCATCAATACAAACTGAGACTGCTTTATACAACAAGGCTCTTAGCCTTGAGAGTGATCCAATGGTTAAAGCAGAATTGGTAAATACAATAGAACAATTTTATACCCGCAACGCATTAATTGCTGATGCAGTTTTTGCTGCTGATGACTTTATTAAATCAGTTCCTGTAACTTCTACTTATTTAAGAGACAACCGGGAGGAGCAAATTGCGTATGCAGCTGTTACCAGAGCTGAGTTAGGTTATAATGAAGCTCTTGAAACATTGAAAAAACAAGTTGAGCAAAAAGCCCAAAACTATGAACTATTAGGACAGTATGCAGATGCGCTTGCCAACAATAAACGATATGACAATGCTATTGCAACCTTGCAATCAGCTCAAAAGTTATTAAATGCCGCCGGCACTCCCCGCCCCGATTTCACGCTGCGTATTGCCGAATACTACTATCAAAGCGGGGATGCTGATTCGGCTACTTATTTTATTGAACCTTTAATAAAAGATCAAAGATCAATCTCAAGGTATCAAACTCGACTTATACGCCTTCTGGCAAACATAAATAGAGTTGGCACTGCCGAAAACTTATTTAATTCATTACCAAAAGCATCTGATAATTTTTCAAGGGCTGATTATTTTTATACCAAGGCTAAACTTAGAGAGGGTAAAGGAGAAATGATTGAGGCTGCCGATGAGTATAAACTTGCAATTGCTGCAAACCCATATCATTTTAAAGCAGTATTTGATTTGCTTAAGTATTACCGGGCGATGGGTTATACCAAAGAGGCCAATGCCTTGTTTGATGGATTAATGGACTTGAAAATAAAACCAGGACCCTCATTTAAATAA
- the rbfA gene encoding 30S ribosome-binding factor RbfA: MESKRQLKFARQIQKDLADLFQQESSSLFPGNFVTVTKVRVTPDLGIARIYLSFLNTQIAQQSLNSVKAQQGEIRYKLAKKIKDQVRVIPELEFFVDDTQEYVMKMNKLFDEIEKQPKSSEEE, encoded by the coding sequence ATGGAATCGAAAAGACAATTAAAATTTGCCCGTCAGATACAAAAGGACTTAGCGGATCTTTTTCAGCAAGAAAGCAGTAGTCTTTTCCCTGGTAATTTTGTAACTGTGACCAAAGTTCGAGTAACACCTGATTTAGGTATTGCACGCATATACCTAAGTTTCTTAAATACTCAAATTGCGCAGCAGTCGCTAAATTCAGTGAAGGCTCAACAGGGTGAAATAAGGTATAAATTGGCCAAAAAAATCAAGGATCAAGTACGTGTTATTCCTGAGCTGGAATTCTTTGTGGATGACACTCAAGAATATGTTATGAAAATGAATAAGTTGTTTGATGAAATTGAAAAACAACCCAAATCATCGGAAGAAGAATAA
- a CDS encoding RNA-binding S4 domain-containing protein, whose amino-acid sequence MTSFKLNTEYIELIKLLKASGIAENGGHAQALVEANQIKVNGAVETRKRAKLKAGDVIETPFGNIKLE is encoded by the coding sequence ATGACTTCATTTAAATTAAATACGGAATATATAGAGCTGATTAAATTGCTAAAAGCTTCCGGTATTGCCGAAAACGGCGGGCATGCTCAAGCCTTGGTTGAGGCAAATCAGATAAAAGTTAATGGCGCTGTTGAAACCCGCAAACGAGCTAAATTAAAAGCAGGGGATGTAATAGAAACTCCCTTTGGAAATATTAAACTTGAATAA
- a CDS encoding DUF1365 domain-containing protein encodes MNSCLYECLVMHNRLEPRKSRFYYKNIMFYLNLDEIDLIARKRWFFSRNKFNIFNFRDADHLKNDETANHESIKDRIVARFEENGIAVGSQRIMLLTNVCTFGYLFNPVSFYFLMDEYSDPVCAIVEIKNKIGEQRNYFIGRENLRGHRFFLDTPKFYGSPFISNNVNVHFNLEVPGKLFSIKIDDQNVEGRRMFISTMMGKKCKLNALNLLWFAIVFPFVTLRMVTLLRWHSIKLMFKIIISPNSFGNQDVQRETYKPYRP; translated from the coding sequence ATGAATTCCTGTTTGTACGAATGTTTGGTAATGCATAATCGTTTAGAACCTCGCAAAAGCAGGTTTTATTACAAGAATATTATGTTCTACCTCAACCTGGATGAAATTGATCTGATTGCCCGTAAACGTTGGTTTTTCAGTCGAAATAAGTTTAATATCTTCAACTTCAGAGATGCTGATCATTTAAAAAATGATGAAACAGCAAACCATGAATCAATAAAAGATAGAATTGTTGCTCGATTTGAAGAAAACGGTATTGCGGTTGGAAGTCAGCGTATTATGCTTTTAACCAATGTTTGTACCTTTGGTTACTTGTTTAATCCTGTATCTTTCTATTTTTTGATGGATGAATACAGTGATCCCGTTTGTGCAATTGTTGAAATTAAAAACAAAATCGGCGAACAACGGAATTATTTTATAGGTCGGGAAAATTTGAGAGGTCACCGCTTCTTCCTAGATACACCTAAATTTTATGGATCTCCATTTATCAGTAATAATGTAAACGTTCATTTTAATCTGGAAGTTCCCGGCAAATTGTTCTCAATTAAAATTGATGATCAAAATGTTGAAGGACGCAGAATGTTTATAAGCACCATGATGGGGAAAAAATGCAAATTAAATGCACTAAATCTCCTTTGGTTTGCAATTGTGTTTCCATTTGTAACACTACGAATGGTTACACTATTGCGTTGGCACTCAATAAAATTGATGTTCAAAATTATTATTAGTCCAAACTCATTTGGTAATCAGGACGTTCAGCGTGAAACTTACAAGCCTTACCGTCCTTAA
- a CDS encoding NAD(P)/FAD-dependent oxidoreductase — MKQKLAIIGSGIAGLGAAYHLKDYYDVTVIEQNKTVGGHAHTISIKEGDKLVPIDTAFMVFNKNMYPNLYNLFSELNIPIKKTEVSFGIQQKRTEREYLTSSINGMLAQRGNIFNIDHLNLMLQIIKLNKNCGSDLDSNKFANYSLKQYVNEKGFSYSLLENFLVPVCSGIWSLPPHKANEFPFEFLVRFLKNCGILGDHGNNDWYTVENGSQTYIKVLTQIIEKNIQTNRKVVYVKRQKDLDRGGVVLYFEDGTYEKYHKVVFACNAEQVLRILEDDATNLEYSLLRNFKVETNTVKLHTDESVMPKNKRAWGGWNYRVEMGRTTAIYWLNRLQQINASQNYFISINDTGLVAEDKVLKTIDREQPVFDLKAIKAQEYLPKLNQVPENEGMEKTTYFCGSYFKYGFHEDAYTSAINCSNALIGQMKYSQVEIYK; from the coding sequence ATGAAGCAAAAACTGGCGATAATTGGTTCGGGGATAGCAGGATTAGGTGCAGCATATCACCTTAAAGACTATTATGATGTTACAGTAATTGAACAAAACAAAACTGTGGGAGGGCATGCTCATACCATAAGTATTAAGGAAGGAGATAAATTAGTTCCAATTGATACAGCTTTTATGGTTTTCAATAAAAACATGTATCCTAATTTATATAATCTATTTTCTGAACTTAATATACCTATTAAAAAAACCGAGGTTTCTTTTGGTATTCAGCAAAAAAGAACCGAAAGAGAATACTTGACTTCAAGTATAAACGGCATGTTGGCTCAAAGGGGAAATATTTTTAATATAGACCATTTGAACCTAATGCTTCAAATAATAAAGCTAAATAAAAATTGTGGGAGTGATTTAGATAGCAACAAGTTTGCAAATTATAGCCTCAAACAATACGTCAATGAAAAAGGCTTTAGTTATAGCTTGTTAGAAAATTTTTTGGTTCCGGTTTGTTCAGGAATTTGGTCACTTCCTCCACATAAAGCAAATGAGTTTCCGTTTGAATTTCTAGTTCGTTTTCTTAAAAACTGCGGCATTTTGGGCGATCATGGCAATAATGATTGGTATACCGTTGAAAATGGCAGCCAGACTTACATTAAGGTTTTAACTCAAATAATTGAGAAAAATATACAAACCAATCGTAAGGTTGTATACGTAAAGCGACAGAAAGATCTTGATAGGGGTGGGGTTGTTTTATATTTTGAAGATGGTACTTATGAGAAATATCATAAAGTTGTATTCGCCTGTAATGCCGAACAAGTCTTGAGAATTTTAGAAGATGATGCAACAAATTTGGAATACAGCTTGCTACGTAATTTTAAAGTTGAAACGAATACTGTAAAACTTCACACCGATGAGTCAGTTATGCCTAAAAATAAAAGGGCATGGGGTGGATGGAATTACAGGGTTGAAATGGGCAGAACTACTGCAATTTATTGGCTAAATAGGTTACAACAAATAAACGCAAGCCAAAATTATTTTATATCAATTAATGACACTGGATTGGTTGCAGAGGATAAAGTGCTGAAAACTATAGATCGTGAGCAACCTGTTTTTGATTTAAAGGCTATTAAGGCACAGGAATATTTGCCTAAACTTAATCAAGTGCCTGAAAATGAGGGTATGGAAAAAACCACGTATTTTTGTGGTAGTTATTTCAAATACGGGTTTCATGAGGATGCATACACTTCAGCAATAAATTGTTCAAATGCCCTAATAGGGCAAATGAAATATTCACAAGTTGAAATATATAAATGA
- a CDS encoding RidA family protein translates to MKRENISSGAKWEDIVGYSRAVKIGNIVEVSGTTAVVEGNIVGVNNFYLQTKTVLQKISDSLEKAGASMNDVVRTRIYVTDINYWEEIGRAHAEFFKDIKPATSMIEIKALIDPLLLVEIEATAIIAPE, encoded by the coding sequence ATGAAAAGGGAAAACATTAGTTCAGGGGCCAAATGGGAAGATATTGTTGGCTACAGCCGTGCAGTAAAAATTGGAAACATTGTTGAAGTTTCGGGCACTACAGCTGTTGTAGAGGGAAATATCGTAGGTGTAAATAATTTCTATCTGCAAACAAAAACAGTTCTTCAAAAAATAAGCGATTCATTAGAAAAGGCGGGAGCAAGTATGAATGATGTAGTGCGCACTCGTATATACGTAACTGATATTAATTATTGGGAAGAAATTGGTCGTGCACATGCAGAATTTTTTAAAGATATAAAGCCGGCAACATCCATGATTGAAATAAAAGCTCTTATTGACCCATTATTGCTCGTCGAAATTGAAGCTACGGCTATTATAGCACCAGAGTAG
- a CDS encoding acyl-CoA desaturase, with protein sequence MPILIFFLCHWFISLFFQTFFLHRYASHKMFTTNKFWERTFYFMTFLFQGSSFLNPRAYAIMHRMHHAYSDTEKDPHSPHFFDDVWQMMLETRRIYNAYVTRLKEPENEFKGNYPEWAWLDKFGDSLITRSFMGIIYVAVYAYFIFGLGYSPFFFLLLPIHWLMGPIHGAVVNWCGHKYGYSNFDNGDKSKNTTPIEFLMLGELFQNNHHKFPNSPNFAKKWWEFDPVYPVMKVLHWVRIIQIRKVTA encoded by the coding sequence GTGCCAATTTTAATTTTCTTTTTGTGTCATTGGTTTATTTCCTTGTTTTTCCAAACTTTCTTTCTGCATCGTTATGCTTCGCATAAAATGTTTACTACTAATAAATTTTGGGAAAGAACATTTTATTTCATGACTTTCCTGTTTCAAGGATCATCTTTTTTAAATCCTCGGGCCTATGCAATTATGCACCGCATGCACCATGCATATTCAGATACAGAGAAAGATCCGCATTCTCCCCACTTTTTTGACGATGTATGGCAAATGATGCTTGAAACTCGCCGCATTTATAATGCTTACGTTACCCGGTTAAAAGAACCTGAAAACGAATTTAAAGGTAATTATCCTGAATGGGCATGGCTTGATAAATTTGGCGATTCACTGATTACTCGCTCTTTCATGGGGATAATTTATGTTGCTGTGTATGCCTATTTTATTTTTGGTTTAGGCTATTCTCCATTTTTCTTTTTGCTATTGCCAATTCATTGGTTAATGGGACCTATTCATGGAGCAGTTGTAAATTGGTGTGGACATAAATACGGATACTCAAATTTTGATAATGGTGATAAATCAAAGAATACGACTCCAATAGAATTTTTAATGTTAGGTGAATTGTTTCAAAATAATCACCATAAATTTCCTAACAGTCCGAATTTTGCAAAAAAATGGTGGGAATTTGATCCAGTTTATCCTGTAATGAAAGTACTTCATTGGGTAAGGATTATTCAAATTAGAAAAGTTACTGCTTAA
- a CDS encoding calcineurin-like phosphoesterase C-terminal domain-containing protein: protein MFRRDFIKNIGLLGAAVSVPVGVVNAVDKNDDPTTIGVAEIVLKGQVLGQGQGVAGVSVTDGINVTRTDTKGNYRLLSNKTAQFVYISIPSGFQIANENGIARFYVPVDKKEKSFTTNFNLVKLEQPDIKHQFAVWADPQIQNKKDADLLLTTTAPDLRELVKSYGDSALFHGICCGDLVFDKHELFADYKQAVAVAGIPFFQVLGNHDMDFVDVRSDEQSTETFKSIFGPTYYSFNRGKVHYVVLDNVFSIGAGKRYIGYLTEAQLSWLEQDLAYVSKDTLVIVTMHIPSDSGEKSRLGLKEESISGVLSNRKQLYKILEPFNAHIISGHTHWNENLVISDRLMEHNLGTACGAWWSGPCCGDGTPNGYGIFEVDETRLTWFYKSTGKNKNHQFCVYEKGYHKSYPDHVLVNVWNWDEKWKVEWLEDGAEKGEMERIADFDPQTLELYQGSTLPAYRKWVEPIKTEHLFMLKPSTSAKLIMIRVRDRFGNVYTEAKVLS from the coding sequence ATGTTCAGAAGAGATTTTATTAAAAATATTGGCCTGTTAGGAGCAGCAGTTTCTGTGCCGGTTGGTGTAGTTAACGCAGTTGATAAAAATGATGATCCAACAACAATTGGTGTTGCCGAAATTGTTTTAAAGGGACAGGTTTTGGGTCAAGGGCAAGGCGTAGCCGGAGTTTCGGTAACTGATGGCATTAACGTTACACGAACAGATACAAAAGGAAATTATCGTTTGCTGAGCAATAAAACCGCTCAGTTTGTTTATATCTCTATCCCTTCGGGGTTTCAGATAGCAAATGAAAATGGTATTGCCAGGTTTTATGTGCCTGTTGATAAGAAAGAAAAGAGCTTTACAACCAATTTTAATCTGGTAAAACTGGAGCAGCCGGATATAAAACATCAGTTCGCCGTTTGGGCCGATCCTCAAATTCAGAATAAAAAAGATGCTGACTTACTTTTAACAACCACCGCCCCTGATTTGCGTGAACTTGTAAAGAGCTACGGAGATAGTGCATTGTTTCATGGCATTTGCTGTGGTGACTTGGTGTTTGATAAACATGAACTTTTTGCTGATTACAAGCAGGCTGTAGCCGTAGCAGGTATTCCATTCTTTCAGGTTCTGGGTAATCATGATATGGATTTTGTGGATGTTCGCAGTGATGAGCAGTCGACAGAAACCTTTAAAAGCATTTTCGGGCCCACTTATTACTCGTTTAATCGAGGTAAAGTACATTATGTAGTGCTTGATAATGTATTTTCCATTGGAGCAGGAAAAAGATACATTGGCTATTTAACCGAAGCTCAATTAAGCTGGTTGGAGCAAGATTTGGCGTATGTATCTAAAGATACCCTTGTTATTGTAACTATGCATATTCCGTCTGATTCAGGCGAGAAGAGTCGACTAGGATTGAAAGAAGAGAGTATTTCAGGCGTCTTGTCGAATCGGAAACAGCTGTACAAAATTTTGGAACCATTTAATGCTCATATCATTTCTGGGCATACTCATTGGAATGAAAACTTAGTCATCAGCGATCGGTTGATGGAACATAATCTTGGTACGGCATGCGGTGCATGGTGGAGTGGTCCGTGTTGCGGCGATGGAACGCCAAACGGCTATGGTATTTTTGAAGTGGATGAAACCCGTTTAACTTGGTTCTATAAATCAACCGGAAAAAATAAAAATCATCAATTTTGTGTGTACGAAAAAGGATATCATAAAAGTTATCCTGATCATGTTTTGGTAAACGTTTGGAATTGGGATGAAAAATGGAAAGTAGAATGGTTGGAAGATGGTGCAGAGAAAGGTGAAATGGAACGAATTGCCGATTTTGATCCGCAAACTCTTGAACTTTACCAGGGTTCAACTTTGCCAGCCTATCGCAAATGGGTAGAACCAATAAAAACAGAACATCTGTTTATGCTAAAACCTTCAACATCTGCAAAACTTATTATGATTCGTGTAAGAGATAGATTTGGAAATGTTTATACAGAGGCTAAAGTACTAAGCTAA
- a CDS encoding glycoside hydrolase family 65 protein — MRKFILHLITAFVFIFFNANAQVNPWIIKADKIDPSNYSGVSVANGMIGIVSSPEPFKVKNIVLAGAYDLYGRGRVSNFINSINLLNMGLSVDGKSISVNNINNFTQHLNMKKGSFTSSFNVGEKATVSYTVYSLRHLPYSVLVDVSISASQDLEISAVNNMETPDALRDAQNYFNEIARSHVSISLLTTTAKSPTGKIGLAASTTFLFDEPKDRQPNIIHAMYDNNKHSMRFTKKIKAGTTYSYAIAGAILSTAHYPDPLNEAERLTIFAKMEGKQRLISLHNKAWDDLWKSDILIEGDDQAQQDVRSMLYHLYAFSRQGSGMSLSPMGLSGLGYNGHVFWDTDIWMFPPLLVLHPEIAESLIDYRFNRLEAAKQNAFAHGYKGAMYPWESAESGDEETPVWALSGPFEHHVTGCVAFAAWNYYCVTQDREWLKSKGWPIIEATADFWASRVERNGPYKFDIKNVVAADEWAENVDNDAYTNAVAKVNLEIANQAAKLLGKSENADWSLVAKNIPILQFPDGVTREHVTYNGEPIKQGDVNLLAYPLKAISNEEQIKKDLEYYQTRVPVSGTPAMTQAIFSLLYARLGDEKQAYHYFLDAFVPNLNPPFRVIAETKGGTNPYFVTGAGGVLQAVLMGFGGLDITPKGIQQVKSKLPAHWKSLTIKGVGLQKKLYEIRPTATLKEK, encoded by the coding sequence ATGCGAAAATTCATACTGCACTTAATTACAGCTTTTGTATTTATTTTTTTTAATGCTAATGCTCAGGTTAACCCCTGGATAATCAAAGCCGACAAGATCGACCCATCCAATTATTCCGGGGTAAGTGTTGCCAATGGAATGATTGGTATTGTTTCATCACCAGAGCCTTTTAAAGTTAAAAACATTGTACTCGCTGGGGCGTATGACCTTTATGGCCGGGGGCGCGTAAGTAACTTTATTAACAGTATTAATTTGTTGAATATGGGCTTGTCAGTAGATGGGAAGTCAATTTCGGTAAATAATATCAACAACTTTACTCAACATCTGAATATGAAGAAAGGAAGTTTCACTTCTTCATTTAATGTTGGTGAAAAGGCTACTGTAAGTTATACTGTTTATTCATTAAGGCACTTGCCTTATTCGGTACTGGTTGATGTAAGTATAAGCGCCAGTCAAGATTTGGAGATAAGCGCTGTTAATAACATGGAAACTCCTGATGCATTACGTGATGCCCAAAATTACTTTAATGAGATTGCTCGTTCGCATGTAAGTATCAGTTTGCTTACCACAACGGCTAAAAGTCCTACCGGTAAAATTGGGTTGGCAGCATCAACCACCTTTTTATTTGATGAACCTAAAGATCGGCAGCCAAACATAATTCATGCTATGTATGATAATAATAAACATAGCATGCGCTTTACAAAGAAAATAAAAGCAGGAACTACCTATTCATATGCAATAGCAGGTGCTATTTTGAGTACAGCTCATTATCCCGATCCATTAAATGAAGCTGAGCGACTTACAATTTTTGCAAAAATGGAAGGTAAGCAACGCTTAATTAGTTTGCATAACAAGGCTTGGGATGATTTATGGAAAAGTGATATTTTGATAGAAGGGGATGATCAGGCCCAGCAAGATGTTAGAAGCATGCTGTATCATTTGTATGCTTTCTCGCGCCAAGGCTCCGGAATGTCTCTGTCGCCAATGGGATTATCGGGTTTAGGATATAACGGACACGTTTTTTGGGATACCGACATTTGGATGTTCCCTCCTTTGTTGGTTTTACACCCCGAAATCGCAGAATCGTTAATTGATTACCGGTTTAATCGATTAGAGGCGGCTAAGCAAAATGCATTTGCCCATGGTTATAAAGGCGCAATGTATCCTTGGGAAAGTGCTGAATCAGGCGACGAAGAAACGCCTGTTTGGGCGTTAAGTGGTCCGTTTGAGCATCATGTAACAGGATGTGTTGCTTTTGCTGCCTGGAATTATTATTGTGTTACACAGGATAGAGAATGGTTGAAAAGTAAAGGTTGGCCAATAATTGAAGCTACTGCCGATTTTTGGGCTAGTCGTGTTGAACGAAACGGCCCCTATAAATTTGATATAAAAAATGTTGTAGCAGCTGATGAGTGGGCCGAAAATGTAGATAATGATGCCTATACAAATGCCGTAGCCAAAGTAAATCTGGAAATTGCTAACCAAGCTGCAAAGCTATTGGGTAAATCAGAAAATGCCGATTGGAGCCTAGTAGCTAAAAATATTCCTATTCTTCAATTTCCTGACGGCGTTACCCGTGAACACGTCACCTATAATGGAGAACCAATTAAGCAGGGTGATGTGAATTTGTTGGCTTATCCGCTTAAAGCAATCTCTAATGAAGAGCAAATCAAGAAGGATCTTGAATACTACCAAACAAGGGTTCCTGTTTCAGGTACTCCAGCGATGACTCAGGCAATTTTTTCCTTGCTCTATGCACGTTTGGGAGATGAGAAACAAGCCTATCATTATTTCCTGGATGCATTTGTTCCAAATTTAAATCCTCCTTTCAGGGTAATTGCAGAAACCAAAGGCGGAACAAACCCTTATTTCGTAACTGGTGCCGGCGGGGTATTGCAAGCGGTTTTAATGGGGTTTGGAGGATTAGATATTACACCAAAAGGCATACAACAAGTAAAAAGTAAACTGCCTGCTCATTGGAAATCATTAACAATAAAAGGAGTGGGACTACAGAAAAAACTTTATGAGATAAGGCCCACAGCCACATTGAAGGAGAAGTAA